The stretch of DNA AAAAAAGAAACAGATTTTTTTCATGAAGTTCTTAATTTTAAAATCTCTGATATTGTGGATCCCGAAATGAATGGAAAATACATGATGTCCTTCATGCGTTTTCGTGGCTATCATCATGATGTAGCAACAACGATTACAAAAAATCCAAACGATACTCTGCATCACCTCTCATGGACGATGAGCAATTTTGAGCATATAAAAGTGGCTTGCGATGTACTTTCGCAATTTGAAATTGACGTCGAAATGGGACCAGGACGTCATCCAATAGGTCCGAATTTATATGCTTACTACTTGGAACCCGGTGGAAATCGTTTTGAGTATGTATCTGAACAAGCATATTTAGATCCTGACTCCCCAGTGAAAATATGGAGAAGTATGGCCGACACACTGGAATCATGGTCAAGACTTCGAAAACCACCGGGCAGTTTTATTAAAGGGTCATAACCGTAAAAGGAGAGTGGAGGAAATGGCACGCTTTAATGGAAAGGTAGCAATCATTACAGGTGGGACCTCCGGCTTAGGCCGGGCGGTTGCTGAGCGCTTTATCGAAGAAGGAGCGCATATATGTGTGGCAGATATATCGCTTGGAAGACTCGAGGAAATGAAGGCTATTTATGGGGAGAAAATGATCACCGTTCATACAGATGTCAGTACTGTTGAAGGTAACATCAAAATGGTTGAATCTACTGTTGAAGCTTTTGGAAAGATTGATATTTTTATAGCAAATGCTGGGATTTATGACGGCAATGTAGGTCTAATAGATTTACCGCTTGAACGGATTGAAGCAGCATTCGATGAAGTAATTAATGTGAATGTCAAAGGATACTTGCTTGGAGCAAAAACGGTCCTTCCAGAGCTTTTAAAAACAGAAGGCTGCATGATTTTTACAGCTTCACATGCTAGTTTTTATTCTGCTGGAGGGGGTCCCATTTACACTGCATCGAAACATGCTATTGCAGGTTTAATAAAAGAATTGGCCTATGAGCTGGCACCTAAAATTCGTGTGAATGGTGTGGCACCCGGAGTGATTGCCACGAATATGGGGATGCCCAAGTCCTTAGGTCCGCAGGCCCCCTCTATTATATCGGGTGTTGAACATTCCTTACCATTACCTTTTATTCCAGAGTCTAAGGATTATGTTGAACTATATGTATTACTTGCATCAGAAGGAGCAAAGGCAATGACAGGGACAATCATTCAGGCAGACAACGGAATTAGCATTAGAGGTTTAGTGAAAACATCAGGTGGTTTTTGATATTTTAGCTTTAAAACTAAATTTTTCCTAAAATAGGAGGATAGTAGATGGCAAATCGAGATATCAAGGATTTAGCAAACCATTCAGAAAGCTATTTTTATGATACGAGAGATTTGGAACGCAGAATGGATTCAGGTCGTGAAAAGGATGATTATGGCACACGCAGAGTACCTGGTGATTGGAGATTCAGTGCATGGAGCAGTGCATGGAGCTGGATGGGTCTATCAACTGCTATCGCTTACCCTCTTACAGGGGCATTATTAACGCTTGCTTTTGGAGCGGTTTCCGTCATGATTGGCTTTCTTATTTCAATGGTTTTAGTTGGCTTTGGGGTGTATTACTCATCGTTAAAGTCAGCAGATGAGGGTATCGGAAAAGATTTAATGAGTCGCTCAAGCTATGGATATTTCGGTTCAGCGCTTAGTACCTTATTTGTCGGAATTTACTTGGTTATTCTGTTTTCGCTCGAAACCTCAGTTATTGCTGGATCCTTGGCAGAATTCTTGCCATCTATACCTTATTGGTTGCTAGTCTTACTAATCATAGCCATATTTATTCCATTAGGGATTTACGGAATGGTTTGGATTGCCAAACTTCAAACTGCTACTTTTTTCCTTTATGTAATTGGTATAGTTCTTGTCTTTATAGGCATATTCAGTGGTTGGTCTGAACTATCAAACGCTGCTTTTGCGGGTGAATGGTGGAGGCTAAATCCCAATAATGTCCCTACATCCTGGATGACCATTATTGGTGCTACTGGTGCCTGGATGGGTGCTTTTGGTTTTATGAATATTTTCGCTTCGACCGATATTACAAGAATGACCCGCCGAAGTGAACGTAAAAAAATTGCTGTTTTCCAAGTTATTATTAACTCTTTCATTAATTCATTTCTAATTGGCGCAATGGGGATATTCTTCCTTGCTTCATCAAACGGTGTCAACCCTGATCCAGGTGTGACCTTTGTATGGGTATTAGGACCAGTAGGGCTTTTACTCGTGTTCGTTACCCAATTGCGTGGAAATGTTATGAATATGTATTTAGGAACATTAGCCTTTGATAATGTATTAGCGCAAATATCCAAGAAAAGTTATATGCGTTCTTGGCTTTTGATTCCATTTGTAATCCTCGGTTTTATTATGGTCGTTAGCTCATTTTTACAATACTTTTCGACGATTGCTACCTTTGCAGGTGTAGTATTTGCGTCATGGGTAGGGTCTACCTTTGGAGAGTCAATGCTAGTCCGCCCGCTTTACAAAATACCAAAATGGTCAGAATTTCGCCGGGCTTATCTCCCAAATATCAATTGGATTGGCTTTACTTCACTCATTGTTCCGATATTTATCGGTATCCTTGCAACAATGGGTGTGTGGGGTGATGCATTTATGGCGTCCTCGGTATTTGTAAGTTTACTACTGGCTTTTATTTTTCCAGTAGTTCTTGCTCTCGTTCTTGGAAAAGAAAGAACGATTCAACAGTACTTTAAACGTATTCCTGAAATTCCAATCGTTGAGACTGAAACAATGACCTGTTTTGTAACAGGGGAGACAGAGCATAAAAGTGACTTTGTTTTATGTCCTTTCCACGGAGATAATTGGATTTCCTCTAAAGCCTGTGCAACCGAGACAAAATGTAATAAAGTGTGCCAGATTAACTCAGTGACAAATACAGTCCCTGTTGACCAATCTGTTTAAGTGTAAGTTTTTACGATTTCAAAAAAACTCTAAGGAGTGTATGAAATGCTTACAAATTTTACTCAATTAACAACGTTGTTTAGAGACGAATTGGTTTTGTGCGGTGTGAAAGAAGGAGAGTTTGTTGTTGTAGCCAGTCAGCCAGAATCACGTGAAGGCTATGTTGATGCTTTTCTTGCAGCGATCGAATCATTGGGGGCGCATGGGATGAATCTTCAGTTCCCGGGAATACGACATGCCCACCTGCCATATATCGGTCGTCAGACACAAGATATTGATATTTTTATAGATTCTGTTCCACAAGCTATGGAAACCTTGAAAAAAGCAGATATGGTGGTCGATGTCACCGCTGAAGGGCTTGTTCATACAAAAGCTAGAGCCGTTACGTTAGGTAATGGGGCAAGAATGCTGATGGTGTGGGAAAAAGCAGAAATTCTTGAAAGAATGTTTCCTAGAGAATCCTTACGGAAACGAGTAGAAACGAGCATGGATATGTTAAAGCAGGCAGAGTCAATGAGGGTAACTTCTGCAGCTGGAACTGATATTTCTGTTCGGCTTACGAGTGACACACCGATTATTGGTCAATATGGCTACACTGATCAACCAGGCAGATGGGATCATTTTGCCGGAGGGTTTGCTGCCTTTTATCCAATTGAAGAAAGTGTGAATGGACGGATTGTGTTGGATGCAGGGGATATCTTATTACCGCTTAATCGTTATGTTCAGTCACCAATTGATATCACGATTAAAAATGGCTTTATTACTGATATCAAAGGTGAAGGTCTGGATGTCCTATTATTTAAACAATACTTTGAGTCTTGGAAGGATAAGGAAGTGTACGGAACATCCCATTTTGGCTGGGGATTAGATGAAAATGCTCTTTGGGAAGCGATGAGTTTTTATGGGAATGAGACATATGGGATGGATGCGCGGGCTTTTGCCGGGAATTTCATGTGGTCAACTGGTCCCAATGCTCATGTTAAACGCTTTACAAAATGCCATTACGATATTCCGATGCGAGCCTGTTCAATCGAACTGGATGGCAAACAGATTATTAAAGAAGGTACGATTGTCGAGCCGAGTTTGAAATTTTCATAAGGGCGGATTTCAGATGAATAAACTAAAAGTATCGATGGTCCAGATGCAAGTAACCAATGATGTAGAGGTAAATGTAAAAAAAGCAATTACATTAATTAGAGAAGCAGCAATAAGTAATCCTGATATCGTCGTCCTACCTGAAAATTTCCATTTAATGGGTACGAAGAAAGATTTTTTCGAAAAAGCCGAATTCATTGATGGCTGCACTATTACGACGTTAAGGATGCTGGCTCGCGAGTTTGGTATCTATATTGTTGCAGGTACAATGAAACTTCGGATTAAGAATGAAGAAAAACTTAGAAATAGCTGCTGTGTTATAAATCCTGAGGGTGAGATTCAAGATGTTTATGATAAGATACACACGTTTAACGCGCAAGTAGGAGACAGAACATATGCTGGGAGTCAGGTAGAAGAGTCCGGAGACAGAATTATCGTTACAAACATTAAGGGAGTTCCGGTCGGTCTCAGTGTCTGTTTTGATATTCGTTTTCCAGAGATGTTCCGAATTCTTGCCCTAAAAGGAGCTAAAGTCATTTTAGTGCCGGCAATTTTTATGCTTCATACTGGGAAGGATCATTGGGAAGTCCTTTTACGAGCACGAGCTATTGAAAACCAAGTCTATATGGTGGCACCTGCTACTCATGGGAAATTTCCTCCGCATGAGGAATGGAGTTATGGCCGGAGCATGGCAATTGATCCATGGGGATTAATGATTGCCCAATCATCAGATAAAGATGGGGTATTAACAGTGGATCTTGATTTAGATTTGGTGGATGATGTTAGGAAAAGGGTACCGACATTATCCCAGCGCCGTCCTGATGTATATAACTGGACAGAGTTTGATCATTGATAGGAGAGGTTTGGAATGGATTTAGGATTGAGAGGAAAAGTTGTACTTGTAACAGCCGCAAGTAAAGGACTTGGATATGCAGTTGCTAAAGAAATGCTGGCTGAGGGTGCCCATGTGGCGATCAGTTCAAGGAGTGAAGAAAGTATTAAAAAAGCTGCCGAAGAACTATCACAAGGTGGTAAACATGATGTTTTTTATGTGCCTGCAGATTTATCTAAGCCAGGTGATGTGGATGTTCTAATGGATCGAGTTCTCCATCATTTTGGTCAAGTGGATATATTAATTTGTAATACAGGTGGTCCAAAAACATCCGATTTTGTCGATACTGGATTTGAGGATTGGAAAAGCGGTATGGATATGATGCTTTTCCCTGTCCTAAAAATGACAGAGAGAGTTATTCCATTAATGAAAGAAAACAATTGGGGACGGATTATTTTCATGACATCAACATGGGTTAAGCAACCGCGTAAGAGCGGTGTGATTTCTACCATGGCTCGAAGCGCTGTTTCAGGGTTATCAAAACACCTGTCTAATGAATTAGCGAAGCATAATATCCTTGTAAATCAAGTATTACCAGGTCCAACCTGGACAGATCGTTCTAAGGAAATTACCAGCAGACTAGCACAGCAACGCGGTGTACCTGTTGAAGTAATCAAGGAAGAAATTGCAGAGGAGATTCCACTTGGGAGATACGGGACGGCACAGGAAATTGCAAATGCGGTTACATTTTTAGCTTCGGAAAAAGCCTCCTTTATAACCGGTGCCTCCTTACAAGTTGACGGAGGTCAAATAAAAGCTACAGTTTAATTCAAAGCTCAATCCCTGATTTATAGGGATTGTGCTTTTTTGATGGGTGGTGTTAAATTTCCCGTCTTCCTAACATTAATAAAGTAAGAATTGTAAATAGTAATAGTAAATGTATTTTGGAGGATTATCAACCGATGGAGGAAATAACCTTAGGGGTGGGCCTCGCAATAGAGATAGTTTTGATCATCGTTACTATTTTAATCATTTCTTCCCATCTTCGAAAAAATTCTAGGAATAATAAAAACCTTAAATTAAATGAACAATATTATAAATCCTTATTTGAACAAAATCCAGATGCCATTTTCATTTTTGATTTGAATGGAAAATTTGTTGTTGCAAACAAGGCTGTTTCTATTTATGGATATAGTATTGGTGAATTAATTGATAAACCATTTGCAGATTTCATTCTTCCTAATGACATAGAAAGAGTGACGGCCCATTTTAACGTTGCGGCAGAAGGAATGGCTACAAATTACGAATGTTCGATTTTGGATAAAGAAGGGCTTCAAAGAGAGATTAGTGTAACCAATATACCTATTTTTGTGAATGAACAAATAACCGGAGTATATTCCATTATTAAAGACATTACTCAGCATATAAAAGCA from Neobacillus sp. CF12 encodes:
- a CDS encoding SDR family oxidoreductase; its protein translation is MDLGLRGKVVLVTAASKGLGYAVAKEMLAEGAHVAISSRSEESIKKAAEELSQGGKHDVFYVPADLSKPGDVDVLMDRVLHHFGQVDILICNTGGPKTSDFVDTGFEDWKSGMDMMLFPVLKMTERVIPLMKENNWGRIIFMTSTWVKQPRKSGVISTMARSAVSGLSKHLSNELAKHNILVNQVLPGPTWTDRSKEITSRLAQQRGVPVEVIKEEIAEEIPLGRYGTAQEIANAVTFLASEKASFITGASLQVDGGQIKATV
- a CDS encoding carbon-nitrogen hydrolase family protein, translated to MNKLKVSMVQMQVTNDVEVNVKKAITLIREAAISNPDIVVLPENFHLMGTKKDFFEKAEFIDGCTITTLRMLAREFGIYIVAGTMKLRIKNEEKLRNSCCVINPEGEIQDVYDKIHTFNAQVGDRTYAGSQVEESGDRIIVTNIKGVPVGLSVCFDIRFPEMFRILALKGAKVILVPAIFMLHTGKDHWEVLLRARAIENQVYMVAPATHGKFPPHEEWSYGRSMAIDPWGLMIAQSSDKDGVLTVDLDLDLVDDVRKRVPTLSQRRPDVYNWTEFDH
- a CDS encoding leucyl aminopeptidase, giving the protein MLTNFTQLTTLFRDELVLCGVKEGEFVVVASQPESREGYVDAFLAAIESLGAHGMNLQFPGIRHAHLPYIGRQTQDIDIFIDSVPQAMETLKKADMVVDVTAEGLVHTKARAVTLGNGARMLMVWEKAEILERMFPRESLRKRVETSMDMLKQAESMRVTSAAGTDISVRLTSDTPIIGQYGYTDQPGRWDHFAGGFAAFYPIEESVNGRIVLDAGDILLPLNRYVQSPIDITIKNGFITDIKGEGLDVLLFKQYFESWKDKEVYGTSHFGWGLDENALWEAMSFYGNETYGMDARAFAGNFMWSTGPNAHVKRFTKCHYDIPMRACSIELDGKQIIKEGTIVEPSLKFS
- a CDS encoding SDR family NAD(P)-dependent oxidoreductase, with amino-acid sequence MARFNGKVAIITGGTSGLGRAVAERFIEEGAHICVADISLGRLEEMKAIYGEKMITVHTDVSTVEGNIKMVESTVEAFGKIDIFIANAGIYDGNVGLIDLPLERIEAAFDEVINVNVKGYLLGAKTVLPELLKTEGCMIFTASHASFYSAGGGPIYTASKHAIAGLIKELAYELAPKIRVNGVAPGVIATNMGMPKSLGPQAPSIISGVEHSLPLPFIPESKDYVELYVLLASEGAKAMTGTIIQADNGISIRGLVKTSGGF